One part of the Bdellovibrio sp. KM01 genome encodes these proteins:
- the rsmG gene encoding 16S rRNA (guanine(527)-N(7))-methyltransferase RsmG yields MSNNDGSEAPPQIFWRIDEWFPDLSPEVRSRLKAYHEELQKFNRTLSLISAKSVFVADALHFADSINATKAIIKSNPAIDKVYDFGSGNGFPGIVFGIMNPNIQVVLVDTDVKKCEFLGHAIQALKLKNVTVENKNIEALPADSVKWAICRGFGNISKAILMARKIVVKGGSVYHLKGEEWGIEVGEIPTQLCSIWSPSLVGEYKLPVGAVKYGVVRTEKIS; encoded by the coding sequence ATGAGCAACAATGATGGCTCCGAAGCGCCACCGCAAATCTTTTGGCGTATTGACGAATGGTTCCCCGATCTAAGTCCTGAGGTCAGATCTCGACTTAAGGCCTATCATGAAGAACTTCAAAAATTTAACCGTACGCTGAGTTTAATCTCGGCGAAATCAGTTTTTGTGGCTGATGCTCTTCACTTTGCTGATTCTATCAACGCGACAAAGGCGATTATAAAGTCTAATCCCGCCATAGATAAAGTCTATGACTTTGGCAGCGGCAACGGTTTCCCTGGGATTGTTTTTGGTATCATGAATCCTAACATCCAGGTTGTGCTTGTAGATACAGACGTTAAGAAGTGCGAGTTTTTGGGTCACGCGATCCAAGCTTTAAAACTTAAGAATGTTACAGTCGAAAACAAGAACATCGAGGCCTTGCCGGCTGACTCTGTAAAGTGGGCGATTTGCCGTGGGTTCGGGAACATTTCCAAAGCTATTTTGATGGCCCGTAAGATTGTCGTTAAAGGGGGATCCGTCTATCACCTTAAGGGCGAAGAGTGGGGTATTGAGGTTGGTGAAATTCCGACTCAGCTTTGCTCGATTTGGTCTCCCTCATTGGTGGGAGAATATAAGCTTCCCGTGGGTGCCGTAAAATACGGCGTCGTTCGCACCGAAAAGATTTCTTAA